Below is a window of Colletes latitarsis isolate SP2378_abdomen chromosome 5, iyColLati1, whole genome shotgun sequence DNA.
cccTCGACGCGCGAAAGGAGGTCGCGCCGGCGAATTTTCCAGCAGAGTCCTTTAGCGCGTTACGCCCCCGCGCGAACAATACCCGACTATGTTCGAGCAAAGACCACCAGCGAAGCTGATTCGCAAAGGGAACTGTGGATACTTTTTTGGGGCCGCTCTCGTGGCGACCAAAGTTGACTGGGGAATGCGTTCGATTGATCTCGAGAACGTTAATTAACGCGAGTGTCGAAGACCTCTCACTTTGGAAACTGAAGCGATCTCACACTAAGATGTTAAAAGATACGAATTTGAACGGGACTCGTAAATTTTAGCGTGGTTATGGAAATAATTGctgagacaaattttaagttaattTTAAGTGCGTTCGATTGATCTTAACATCTCACACTGAGATGTTAAACGATACGAATTTGAACGGGACTCGTAAATTTTAGCGTGGTTATGGAAATAATTACTGAGAGAAATTGTAAGTTACGTAGTTTGGAATTGTCTGACATCAATGTTTTGGACTCATAAAAGAATTTGTAGAATGAAAGAATGTTTTTGTTCGGATGAATTGAAAGTTGTTGAGTATCCTAGCACGCTGCTCGAGATAAATGTTGAAGTTCCTATTCGTTACTTCTTTTAAACAGTGTCAGCTAACACCCGATGGCTACAGTACTCTATTCTCTCGCCACGCCTCGTCCCCACCAAGCTCTGAAAATGCCCTCAGGAATCTTTCTCGAATGCTCGAGTTATACATTGATGACCAGACTATAAAATTCTAGGTAATTTTTATCAATATCAACTAACCTTTCTCGACGATTCTTTTATTTTACCTACTACTCGTTGCTCCACCTCTTAAAGTCTGTTACGAAGTCAATAATTTTGTGTTATTAATATACGTGCATACTTATCAAACTATGTATTGATCTTTCCTAAATGTACAGATTATTTAGAACGTGACTCTACAtgtgaaaataaaacgaaatttaCTCCgtgatttataaaaaaaataaccaagatcaatttcaagaaaatatgtattattatttttttttaaaaaagaagTTGTTTAAATGTTTCGCGTTGTCTTAAATGATTGAACATTACAttcaaattttacaccttcgtcTCAAGATCAAATTTTCCaatgtattgttgatattatcgaCGTAAAAGGGCCAGTGTGAGGACCACAGGTTTCCAGGGTATAGGGTGATCGTCGAATAAGGATTAAGGTAATGCAAAAGTCGACGAAGAAACTTACGTGAAGATCACGTGCAGAATGTCACCGATGAGCCCGTTATGTCTCAAGGAATGCTCCGAAGTTTCGCAAATTGCCCTCAGCAGACACTCGTGACCCTGATATCCGTAGCTGCGCAGAAAGTCGGGGGAGCaaagtgaaaaataaaataagaccGTCTCTGACCCACTATGACTTCTAGGTCAGCTGCTGTGTATCTATATCTGCCCCGACGTGTAACAGTTTCGTTTATCCAACCTTTTCTTCTGCGCGCGAACGCGAGGCAACGCGATTCCAATGATAAAAAAGATATGGAAAGTCCATCGAAACGAAAGATCGCGACATAATAATCGACGAAACACACCTGTCGAACTTGATCTCCAACATTTCGTAAACTGTAGCTCTGTTGAGGcttctcctcctcctcctacTCTGTCCAGTTTCGAATAAGAGATGCTCATCGGATGCGTTTGTGGGTAGATCGTACGTGGCCTCGAAAAAGTTTGCTATGGAAACGGATTTATAAGGATCTTCCAGCGGTACCGCCAACGCGAGGAACAACTGGAATAAAATCAATTATTTTAaacgtaaatataaattataacaaTGCTGAAAAATAATTACTCTTACTGtcgtatatagggtgttcggccacccctgggaaaaattgtaatgggagattctagaggccaaaatatgattattttgattgaggcttcgttgaaaagttattataaaatgaaattaaaaaatttcaaatcgttctggaaaaattattttcgattaatgaggtcaattacaatcatttttggtgaatagacatatcccctaaatcctgcgcatttttgagaaaaaaattcagagcgggcggaactttaaacgttaataactttttaacgaagcctccatcaacaaattgatattcttgatttccatcttattttggcctctagaatcccccatttaaatttctcccatgggtggccgaacaccttgtatgaaCCAATCTAGAAACGAAATGTTTACGTTTATAAAGATATAAATTTACAATATTGTTTATTAAAAACGCATTCCATGCATCGTATGTTCATTAATGCTTCAAAAGTTTCCAACGTACAAAGAACATTTGGTGAAAGGTTAAAaaagtgtaaaaataaaattgttaagcGAACTGTTGTACCTTTATAACGTTGACCGTAGTTTGTCACCTGAGAACTCGTTCATGTATGTCACTGATTTCTTAAATTAAAGTAAATAATGGAAATATTTCCATTTTATATGAATGTAGGTACAAGTTActagtaatattaataaaattagtgTGTTCCTTTCCTAATGAAAAAATTCGTCCCATAAGATATTAAACTTTAAAAAtcgttttaaatgaaaatttatttacagtAACGCAGACtgcattaattaaataaaataataaagttaTTATAAGTATATATGTCTGTAGGAAACAGAGTACATTTAATTTTCAGAATCTGCAGAAAATTGCCTCCAATCGACCGATATTGAAAAAGTCTTTCGCTGCAGAGAATTAATATAATGATAAGAAGTTGAAACGAAAAACTGGGATTGACCAAGTCGATTCAAAGTTATCGGTACTTGCGATCTTACGTACAAACGAAGGAAGTTAGCGTTCACACTTACACCCAGGCCACTCTCCTCAGGAAACGTTAGGGCTCTGATGGGTCGATGAAGGACCTCAGCCAGTTCCGAATTCGGAGATCTCGAACGGCCCGTGCAGAGTACCAGAGCCAGATTGAACATCAAAAGCCTATAAAGAAAGAGTTTACTTTCCTCCGAAACAGTAAACCACACACGTTCCTCGTAAAACAGATTCAATAAAACACCGCGTAAAGCTTCGCGCACGCAAACAGAACTCACGAATGTAACATCAAACACGTAAATATCAAATCGAAGAAAAGTGCAAATTGCAACAAACACAttcattaatattaaaaattaacgacCATCGAACGGAATTAAAGCTCCTTTTTAAAGGGGAATTTATCGGAATTTATCGGAAATTTATTTCTCTTCTCGAGCTTTTACATGGCACTTCGTTAACGAGTTGTTTACGTTCAACACGATGATCACTAATTTCTAAAATTAAACTGTGTTAATCTTGAAACGTACAAAAGTTCTTCCAGATGCCGCGACATTCTCCAACTCAGAGATCCACGACCGTAAACTTCAAGAGAAGAGACTGGTTTGAAGTATTGGGACTTCGATGTTCGTCTTTCGTACGCAAACGGGTTTTTCGTTCGATGTTTGTGGCTCCAGCGTGTTAAGCAACAGAAACAAGAGGAACGTTTCGGTGTTAATCGTTCGACGATCGGCCAGTTCGAGTAAAAAAGACGGAGAATAAACATCGGGGAACGTTAATAGGAAACGCGAGGTCTTGAAGCGGTCTTATGTTTGACGTAACCATTAGTGTGGCGAAATAAGAAGCACTAAATACGAGATAAGAGGCAACTTGGATACCATTCTAACTGCTGGTAATCAGCGCTTCAAACTTGCAAACTCGTAAATTTATAAGTTCCCACTCTGAATTTCTATAAAACTCTTCAAACGAAAGAACTCTGGTACTTGCAAACTCTTAACTAACTTCGCTGTCATTAGGAAAGCTATTAAGTAACGAGTACACGATTGAACTtctgaatatttctatttctggATACTGTTCCCCTcgatattgaaattatttttattcgagctGTAGAATACAATTTCAAAGAAAACAGCTTTAAACTTTGTCTAacttaatttgtaattttttgcaaactttaagaattgatttttatttcaaaataaacagaaAAAGAAAATGTACTCTATCGCCCACAAAATCGAACAACTTCTGCTTGGACCATTTTCTATCTTGAAAAATGAACACGTTATTTCAGTTATTTGTTTAAAATGTCCCCACCTAGCGATCATTAGTTTCGCTAAAAATACTTTTCGTCGTCAATGAAGATTCCTTGGATTTCGAGAAAATTTGGATGCTTGGTTCTCGATTTTCTCCGCGGTGGAAGTAGCCACGGGCCAAAATGTTGCCACGGATTCCGGGGGCTATGGTTACGCAACGCAATTACAATCCTGCACGTCAGATATCACGGAGGACGGTGGCGGTGATTAAAAAACTTCACTGATTTTATGCTGCCTCGCGTAGGAAAAACTGGCGGGAGGGCGCGAGGAGGGTCACGGTTGAAATGCTGGGTCGCGGTTAAACCATGCATACGTAAATGAGCCCTCTTTGCCGGGATTATTCACGTTTTTAATTCCCTTTCTCGTTTAACATCAATACACGTCGCGGCAACGAGCTGTTTTCAGCGAACAGGCGCGTATCCGCTCAGCGACTGGAACACGATAATAAACTGCAACGCGCGAACGGACCCGCGAAGAAACTCGACGCGACAGTTGCACGACAGAGTGCAACAGCCTCTGATACCTCTGAAAAGATCAGGATAAAGTTCTAGTTGAGAACGAGGCTcgcagaaattatatttcaacTAATTTTCTATAGTTAAAATCTTAAAAACCTAGCAAAGaggaaaattgatatttttgctcTTGACGAGAAGAATATTCAAACGTTGTTAAAATTGTTATAAATCGTAGAAGGagtcaaatattattatttgataataatgccaaaaattttaatgggagattctagaggccaaaataagaaaaaaatgaagaataccaatttgttgttctaggtttcgttaaacagttattaacgtttaaagtttcgtctgtagaacggcaatctgcgaacagctgcgtacgcgtgatagtggttctcactcagaaagctgtgaggctgtcgatacgtcactaagtagagtttctcatgcggagtgagaaccactatcgcacgcagctgtatgcaggttgcctatctgcaggcggaactttaaacgttaataactttttaacgaaacctagatcaacaaattggtattcttcattttcgtcttattttggcctctacaatctcccattaaaatttttcccagggataacTGAgcactatatataattattgactGAACAGATGATATCTACAACTTGAAATcaaaatatagaaataaatatatgaaaataatttGATAAATTAAAGGAATTTAACGCTTGGAGATGTTGGGGATGGTGGTCGTTATTTCGTAACCTTCTGTTTGATAGATCACGAGTGTAGCATTTCGCCTAAATATGCTGATGGATTTATCAGTAAGGctgatccagatttaattggcatTAAACTCAAGCTAAGTCTCTAACCAACACCGCCAGATCACGATGCGCTTAAGCTGATCCTCGCGGTTTAGATAAGCTGGCATTTCTTTGTTCAGCAATCAATCGCTGCATCTAGTTCAAAGCCAGATTTGCTGGGCCAACCTCATTGATGGATTCACCCGTACATCTAACCGAATCGCCATATTTGTTGTATAATATCTATCGCACGCAAAACCATTTGACACGTATTTCTGTATCGTCCAAAGGGACGAAAACAGCCCTCAAAGTTGCAAATGAAAAATACACTCAACGTCTAAGAAACCATCAAACttagataaatatttaacaattgcTTTAAAGAATATTAACTAAAAGAATTTCTCTACCGAAAACATTTAGAAGAATTGCTGATTTCCGATTTTAACTTGTAAACAGATCTAGTTTTGTACAAAGTAACCAACATAATGTCGAGCATTTGTAGAATTCATTTATTTAGGATGCTCGAATCGTGCATCGTTAGAATCAGAAGATCGTCGCGCGAAATGTTTTACCGATAAACGTATCAACTTTGAGGGAACCGCGACAGTCCGTAAAAAAGAGGTTTGTTGCAGCACGGTAGTTTTAGTGGAAAGACGGATATCATAAATGCTTCCATTGACACGTCAGAAATAGCGAAACAGTTGCTGAACGGTGGAACTTGAACGGGTAAAAAGAAAGAGGAGAGACGAGACAACGACGTTCTATCCTTGTAAAAAGTAACTGACGCGTCTGTGGTAAATAGGCACTTCGTCCTCGGGAGGAAAAATCGTCTCCAACCTGTTTCGAGAAGACAAAAATGGGTCATACGTCGTGCAAGTACGGTCGATCTGTCAGGAATGAACGTGGTTAGAGGAAAACAACGAGGAGGAGCGGAGAATAATATTTATTCGTGGATCAGTAGTCGAGAAAGAAACGTGCATACAGTAATTCTGAAACAAAAAACCACGGAGAACGAAACATCGTTTCATTGCCTATCACTAAAAATAGGGATTGCTTTCTGAACTTGTTTCTATTCGAATACATCAACTGTACTAAAACGCTAACCTTAAAATGTAATTCAACGAAGAAAACCGTGTTAATAGGATCACATGCTACAAACACtaaagttttaaaaaaattacagttTTAGTAAATATCttaatcaaattaaaaatgtgCGATAATTTCTGGGACATCCTGATAAATGAAATTTGAATCTACACTAGAACGTTTGAATCTAGTAGAACGTTTTACCTAAATTTCTAGCCATTTCAGCCATTTGTCTACTAAATTTTATCCTCGATTGTGGCGCGTTcttcgaagaatacgaaattccATCCTAAATCGACCGGAATCGTCGCCCTAGAAATCGGTAGAAACACAGCGTGAAGGAATCCCTATTTTCCTCTCTCGAATTCGAATTCGTTTCGCGAATCCCTTTGTTAGAAGCGCAAATGCATGAATAAAGAATCGATCCTGGAATTAAAATCGTTCGGCCCCGATCTACAAAAGCGATTATACGCCATAATTTTCAAACGGATTATGCGTCGCTGCACCCGCGAGTGCAAAAATCGTTCGGCGTTCCCTCTGTTCTTCGAAATGTCTTCCACCGTGAAAGACTTTTTCCAATTTATCCGTCTCCGTTTGATATCTGCGGAACACAGTTATCCTTAACGATCTTATATCTCTGCGATTCCTTCGTCGCACTCTTGTTTGTTTCGTACAAAACCTTTAAATCGACTGTCTGCAgtttaaatttagaaaaatccACAAGTAATCGTAACGGGAGTGCAACAATTTAcgagaaataaaatataaattctacGTTTCTCTAATACTATCCAaagttataataattttatgctTCGAATTGGAATATGATTGATTCAAATTCAACCACCAATCTCTCATATGGGAACAGATAGTTTCAAACATTAATTATTTCTTAAAATAAATTCATATAAAGGAAGATATTTCTGACTgataaaaatattacaattttataAAACGTGAAAGTGATATTCGTCTATGTCGAATTATTTATTTCCCGATCTTTGAAATCTGAgtttcctgtattcgaactttgATAAATTAAATTTCGCGACGCTAGTTGAATTTAACCCTAATTTCTGAGCTCTTGGTCGCATTCATCGCGTCGAAGGAACTCCGAAaggaaacctggtctgcataatcCGCGTAAAAACTCCATCAATATCCGTCCCTTCGTCCCACAAGAATAATTGAATTCGAAGCTCGTTACGTGTCGATGAATTTCCACGTGGATTTATTACGACATCGGGGTTTCAGGCGTCCCTACTCGATAACGTTACCCAAAACGAGGAAACGCGAGCTCCGTTAAGGAAGGCAACGCGGACGAGGTTTACGATAGAGACGTGACTTCGTCGCTGCTTTACAGATCGAGACCCCTCACGCATTTATCCATTTCTGGTCGAAAAGTCTCTTAAACACTCGATGCAATGATTTACAAACTCTAACCAAAAGCGTTTCCTCGTTGGAAAAATAAACTTTCCATTTTCGTGAATCTGAAAAAAGTCGTACAACCGAACACAAACGATGTCTCCATCGTAAATTTTTATCAACATTCAAGAGTTACGATttctattcttggtaaaaagatTTCTACTCTCGATACTCTAGAGAACAAGTGTTAAGAAAACCACACTGATCAACCTTAGTCTCGTTCGTAAATTGTTGTTTCTCGTGAAAAACTCTCTGGGCCGCGCGAAAATGCGGGCGATCGTTGTTCAGAATTTACAAGGGAAACTTTGCGCGAAAGGTGGCGTTGCAAAATCGCCAAGCGTGCAGGGGAGGGCGGAAAATTGCCCAAAGTTTTCTTTGCCACTTCCCATCGAGCTGTTTCTACGAAATTTCGTCCGGAAGCTCGCGAAAAACCGATCCTTCGACGGACCCTCGAATATCTGACAATATTCCAAAGACAGAGTTTTCGTTTTCCAGCACATCGCGAGCTCATATACGCGGAATTACCTAACGTAATGAACTCTGGAGAGTTTTGTTTGGTCGGTTCGAAAGAAGAATGGCGGACGTTCGAAATTTTCAGAAATCTGGCACACGGTTCTCTCGTTCCACGGTGTGTACCAAGTTCCGGCGGTCTGTAATTTTCTCTGAGCACGGACTATTCTAATTTTAATGATAGAGACCCGCCCTACGTTCGCCGGGTCCATCCCCGGGATTAGTGGAAAATCTGTTCCGCAGGACATCTCCACCAGCTCGAAATTGCGATCCGCGTTCCGTGCAAATGTCCAACGCTGTCCGATCcattgtaaattttttttaattaaatacctGTTCAAATATTTCCTCGAGGCACTCGAGGAATTCCGAACCCTTCAGGTGTGATATTCGGATTTATAGGAACGAACGAGCGTGGAGTCTAACACTGGATGCACTCGACACCTATCTCTAGCGTTCCTGCTCTAGAATGTCCATCGACTTTAGaaattgttcgaataaaatcaTGTAACATTTTTCGGGAAGGTGAAAAGAATTCCGATTTATTTTGTGTGTGTCCCCAGAACGATCTAATCGTAGGATGGTACGTTGCTGGTCGAATcgtaaagaaataaaattggtTTTACTCTGTTTAAGAAGAAGATGGCGGACGGTGGCCTTGATTACTGGAGAAGAGGCCATGTAACTGGATTTGGAGCTTTCTCGGTCCTGTCGAAGCCTTTTGACGAGTCCTTTCCTTTCCTTAGACGGTGATGTTGACACGTTCACGGATCCGTAACGAAAAGAGACTGGTTCAACGCGAGGTTTCGCGAGGCCGACCGCGCCCCACTACCAAACCACGCGTATTGGCCAATCGCGCGCTTTCACGCACAACAGATTACAAAGATAATTATACAAATGTAATTAAGAATTAATAGTTGAAGCACAGAAAGAATAATTATGAGAATTCATCTTCTACTTTTGAACTTTCTGTGTGCGTGAACATATTTTTCTATTCTGAAATAGAAGCCTCTATAATGTAAagaaaaatatacatttataaattttttaacgtCGTATTGACACTTTGGTCATTAATGACAGGTTATTAGGTACTTAATTGTGCACTTTACGTGGTTTTGGGAAATCTGAGCATAAtctgaattattaataaaatttgtccacctgcacgaattttttcctcgaaagtgtgtaggatttcgggggtatgtttattcacccaaaatgattgtaattgacccctgcaaccaaaaataatttttccagaacgatttaaaattttttaaattcgccaaaaaatttcagcagctaccccctgtcgattcttcttaaaaattcgtttttcatttttaataaatttgtttatcgctgtacgaaaatgttgtttaatactttct
It encodes the following:
- the LOC143341966 gene encoding uncharacterized protein LOC143341966, with the protein product MSRHLEELLLLMFNLALVLCTGRSRSPNSELAEVLHRPIRALTFPEESGLGLFLALAVPLEDPYKSVSIANFFEATYDLPTNASDEHLLFETGQSRRRRRSLNRATVYEMLEIKFDSYGYQGHECLLRAICETSEHSLRHNGLIGDILHVIFTPTSSRHEELPQDILQAEVVGRNGGCSKYQPQCPVGLFDLIGVLR